The proteins below come from a single Rosa rugosa chromosome 2, drRosRugo1.1, whole genome shotgun sequence genomic window:
- the LOC133730456 gene encoding endoplasmic reticulum oxidoreductin-1-like has translation MNFWVEDIGICLELLVNWSCSWTLGSIQKSSSLAKLWCDCPFWTEDGMCLLRDCSVYECPENEFSEPFKRPFHRGLPSDSLVCQDDKLQGCVDRTLDSRAFRGWIETDNPWTNDDETDNEIDSVNF, from the exons ATGAATTTCTGGGTTGAAGATATTGGAATTTG TCTCGAGCTTTTGGTCAACTGGTCTTGCTCTTGGACTCTTGGTTCGATTCAAAAATCTTCAAGCTTG GCCAAGCTGTGGTGTGACTGTCCTTTCTGGACTGAAGATGGTATGTGCCTCTTGCGTGACTGCAGCGTCTACGAATGCCCGGAAAATGAATTTTCGGAACCTTTCAAGAGGCCCTTTCACCGTGGCCTTCCATCCGACAGTTTGGTTTGTCAAGATGACAAGCTGCAGGGGTGTGTTGACCGCACTCTAGACAGTAGGGCTTTTAGAGGCTGGATTGAGACAGATAACCCTTGGACAAATGATGACGAGACTGATAATG AGATTGACTCTGTTAACTTCTGA
- the LOC133727941 gene encoding laccase-17-like, which translates to MGVSIFSLQAFFKLFLFSFITLCLSSELAVASITRHYKFEIKLQNITRLCHTKSVVTVNGQFPGPRIVAREGDNLLIKVVNHVHNNISIHWHGIRQLRSGWADGPAYVTQCPIQTGNSYVYNYTIVGQRGTLWWHAHISWLRSTVYGPLIILPKRGVPYPFIKPYKEVPIVFGEWWNADPEAVINQALQTGGGPNVSDAYTINGLPGPLYNCSAKDTFKLKVQAGKTYLLRLINAALNDELFFSIANHTLKVVETDAVYVKPFDTNTILIAPGQTTNVLLKTKPNFPNATFLMTARPYVTGLGTFDNSTLAGILEYETTAFHSNLPLNKLPLHKPTLPVLNDTSFATKFASKLRSLNTPQFPANVPQKVDKRFFFTIGLGTSPCSHQQHNNQTCQGPNGTMFAASINNVSFTMPNTALLQSHFSGQSKGVYSPDFPISPLTPFNYTGAQLNNTNVGNGTKLMVLPFNTSVELVLQDTSILGAESHPLHLHGFNFFVVGQGFGNFDQNKDPKKFNLLDPVERNTVGVPSGGWVAIRFLADNPGVWFMHCHLEIHTSWGLKMAWVVLDGKFPNQKLLPPPSDLPTC; encoded by the exons atgGGTGTCTCTATTTTTTCATTGCAAGCGTTTTTCAagctctttctcttctctttcatAACTTTGTGTCTCAGTTCTGAGCTTGCAGTTGCAAGCATTACCAGGCACTACAAGTTTGAA ATCAAACTGCAAAATATCACAAGGTTGTGCCATACAAAGAGCGTTGTAACAGTTAATGGGCAGTTTCCCGGACCTCGGATTGTAGCAAGGGAGGGCGATAATCTCCTTATTAAAGTGGTTAATCATGTCCACAACAACATCTCCATCCATTG GCATGGGATTCGACAACTTCGATCCGGGTGGGCCGATGGGCCAGCATATGTGACCCAATGCCCTATACAAACAGGTAACAGTTATGTGTACAACTACACGATTGTAGGACAAAGAGGCACCCTCTGGTGGCATGCTCATATTTCATGGCTCAGATCAACTGTCTACGGTCCTCTAATCATTCTTCCAAAGCGTGGTGTTCCTTACCCATTTATCAAGCCCTACAAGGAAGTACCCATCGTCTTTG GAGAGTGGTGGAATGCAGATCCTGAAGCAGTCATAAATCAGGCACTACAAACTGGTGGAGGCCCAAATGTCTCCGACGCCTATACCATTAATGGACTGCCAGGACCATTGTATAACTGTTCTGCCAAAG ATACTTTCAAGCTGAAGGTTCAAGCTGGGAAAACATACCTTCTTCGCCTAATCAACGCAGCACTAAATGACGAGCTCTTCTTCAGCATTGCAAATCATACCCTCAAAGTGGTCGAAACAGACGCCGTTTATGTCAAGCCCTTCGACACCAACACCATTCTCATTGCCCCGGGACAAACCACAAACGTTCTTCTGAAAACCAAACCCAACTTCCCAAATGCTACATTTCTCATGACCGCAAGGCCATACGTGACTGGTCTAGGCACCTTCGACAACTCCACTCTTGCTGGCATTCTAGAGTACGAAACGACCGCATTTCACTCAAACCTCCCACTAAACAAACTTCCACTCCACAAACCAACTCTCCCAGTTCTAAATGACACATCGTTTGCAACAAAGTTCGCCAGCAAACTCCGCAGCTTAAACACTCCACAGTTCCCAGCTAACGTCCCCCAAAAAGTTGACAAGCGTTTCTTCTTCACAATTGGACTTGGAACCAGCCCATGTAGCCACCAGCAGCACAACAACCAAACTTGCCAAGGACCCAATGGAACTATGTTTGCTGCTTCAATCAACAACGTTTCTTTTACTATGCCAAACACTGCCTTACTCCAATCCCACTTCTCTGGCCAATCAAAGGGGGTCTATTCCCCTGACTTTCCGATCAGTCCTTTAACTCCATTTAATTACACGGGAGCCCAGCTGAACAATACTAATGTGGGCAATGGTACAAAGCTAATGGTGCTTCCGTTTAATACTAGTGTGGAGTTGGTGTTGCAGGACACTAGTATTCTTGGTGCTGAAAGtcatcctcttcatcttcatggGTTCAATTTCTTTGTTGTTGGTCAAGGGTTTGGGAACTTCGACCAAAACAAAGACCCTAAGAAGTTCAATCTGCTTGACCCTGTTGAAAGAAACACCGTAGGTGTTCCCTCCGGCGGGTGGGTTGCAATTCGTTTCCTAGCAGACAACCCTG GTGTATGGTTCATGCATTGTCACTTGGAGATCCATACTAGCTGGGGCTTGAAGATGGCATGGGTAGTGCTAGATGGAAAATTTCCCAACCAGAAGTTGCTTCCTCCACCGTCAGATCTTCCCACATGTTGA